In Brassica rapa cultivar Chiifu-401-42 chromosome A06, CAAS_Brap_v3.01, whole genome shotgun sequence, a single window of DNA contains:
- the LOC103873208 gene encoding ABC transporter A family member 4-like isoform X1: MADLVPASFLTQANALSRKNLAYQRRNLWSNVRLIVIPLYLCVLLVSIQALFDTQVNNSPDNRCGCQCIDDKNRDGICDKNSCGLEYSSQKQALFCAFPSPPPLPPFLQIPRPKNPSDSCRRLNGSCPVTILVTGNNLSLGAALSRNLLTTSFIANSSVFWLRNPAINVLGTTSEPDFTNYFDPGIHSNLPIFNIQTQCTPRTTFSFSFGQSPQKFQKEVRCVQGLSLWRNNSIDVTHDILKRYQKGNHEEVINEVAAAYDLLDTDRNKFNVTIWYNSTSKTKLLERRVKLVRVPRSVNLISNAYLQYLKGPGTKILFEFVKEMPKVETWLHVDVASSIGPIFFTWVILLLFPVVLNTLVYEKQQRLRIIMKMHGLGDGPYWMISYAYFLSISTLYVICLLIFGSVIGLKFFRLNNYSIQFLFYFIYINLQISIAFLVSSAFSKVKTSSVAAYIYVFGSGLLGAFLFQFLMEDPSFPRRWIFFMEVYPGFSLYRGLYEFSEYALNKKDGMKWDDFSNSGMDEVFYIIIIEWFVSLIAAYYIDKISSSGKDPLFFLKNPFKFLPRPSLQKQGSAVSVEMEKLDVAQEREKVDQLMMLEPTTRYAIVCDNLKKMYPGRDGNQPKIAVHGLSLAVPSGECFGMLGPNGAGKTSFINMMTGLVKPTSGTAFVRGLDICKDMDRAYTSMGVCPQHDLLWETLTGREHLLFYGRLKNLKGSDLNQAVEESLKSVNLSRGGVGDKPAGKYSGGMKRRLSVAISLIGCPKVVYMDEPSTGLDPASRMNLWTVIKRAKTNTAIILTTHSMEEAEFLCDRLGIFVDGRLQCIGNPKELKGRYGGSYVFTMTTSSEHEKDVEMLVKDVSPNAKKIYHIGGTQKFEIPKGEVRISEVFQAVEKAKSSFKVFAWGLADTTLEDVFIKVARTAQAFNVLS, encoded by the exons ATGGCAGATCTTGTTCCCGCCAGTTTCTTGACACAAGCCAACGCCCTGTCTAGGAAAAACTTAGCCTATCAG AGACGAAACCTATGGAGCAACGTGCGTCTGATCGTGATCCCCTTGTACCTCTGCGTGCTTCTAGTGAGTATTCAAGCGCTGTTCGATACACAGGTTAACAACTCTCCTGATAATCGATGCGGTTGTCAATGCATTGACGACAAAAACAGAGACGGTATATGCGATAAAAATAGTTGCGGATTAGAATATTCATCTCAGAAACAAGCATTGTTTTGCGCCTTCCCAAGCCCTCCACCACTGCCTCCTTTCTTACAGATTCCACGTCCCAAAAATCCCTCAGACTCGTGCAGAAGACTTAACGGATCTTGTCCTGTAACTATACTTGTTACTGGGAATAACCTTTCCCTTGGAGCAGCTTTATCTAGGAATCTGCTCACTACTTCTTTCATTGCGAACTCCTCTGTATTCTGGTTGCGTAACCCAGCTATTAATGTCTTG GGTACAACATCAGAGCCAGACTTCACCAATTATTTTGATCCAGGGATCCACTCTAATCTTCCCATATTCAACATCCAAACTCAATGCACTCCAAGAACTACATTTTCATTCTCTTTCGGACAATCTCCTCAAAAGTTTCAGAAAG AGGTGAGATGCGTTCAAGGGTTGAGTCTCTGGCGGAATAACTCCATAGACGTCACTCATGATATCTTAAAGAGATATCAGAAAGGAAATCATGAGGAGGTTATCAATGAGGTTGCTGCAG CATATGATCTCTTGGATACGGATAGAAACAAATTCAATGTGACCATATGGTATAACTCTACATCCAAGACCAAGTTACTAGAAAGGCGTGTAAAGCTTGTCCGAGTTCCTCGCTCAGTCAACTTA ATTTCAAATGCTTATCTTCAGTATTTGAAAGGGCCAGGGACAAAGATACTATTCGAGTTTGTCAAAGAAATGCCTAAAGTAGAAACTTGGCTTCATGTGGACGTTGCGTCTTCCATTGGCCCCATTTTCTTCACATGGGTTATTCTTCTTCTGTTCCCT GTGGTATTGAACACATTGGTCTATGAGAAGCAGCAGCGTCTAAGAATCATAATGAAGATGCATGGACTAGGAGATGGTCCCTATTGGATGATTTCCTACGCCTATTTTCTCTCCATATCGACATTATACGTTATATGTTTGTTGATATTTGGGTCAGTAATAG GACTGAAGTTCTTCAGGCTTAATAACTACAGCATCCAGTTCCTTTTCTATTTCATCTACATTAATCTTCAAATATCCATTGCCTTTCTAGTATCCTCAGCATTTTCAAAAGTTAAGACATCATCAG TTGCTGCTTACATATACGTCTTTGGATCTGGGCTATTGGGCGCGTTTCTCTTCCAGTTTCTTATGGAAGATCCATCATTTCCCA GACGCTGGATTTTTTTCATGGAGGTGTATCCGGGCTTCTCTTTATACCGTGGGTTGTATGAGTTCTCCGAGTATGCCCTTAACAAGAAGGATGGGATGAAGTGGGATGATTTCAGTAATAGTGGAATGGATGAAGTTTTCTACATCATTATCATTGAGTGGTTCGTATCACTCATTGCAGCATACTATATTGATAAGATATCTTCATCCGGAAAAGACCCCTTGTTCTTCTTGAAAAACCCTTTCAAGTTTTTGCCAAGGCCTAGCCTTCAAAAACAAGGCTCTGCAGTTTCTGTAGAAATGGAGAAACTAGATGTAGCTCAGGAG AGAGAAAAGGTTGATCAGTTGATGATGCTTGAGCCGACCACAAGATATGCTATTGTATGTGACAACTTGAAGAAGATGTATCCAGGGAGGGATGGGAACCAGCCTAAAATAGCAGTTCATGGACTATCTCTGGCGGTACCTTCAGGAGAATGTTTTGGCATGTTAGGACCCAATGGTGCTGGCAAGACCTCCTTCATCAATATG ATGACAGGGCTTGTGAAGCCAACATCTGGGACAGCTTTTGTTCGAGGTTTGGACATATGCAAGGACATGGACAGAGCATACACCAGCATGGGTGTATGCCCACAACACGa CTTGCTCTGGGAGACTCTGACAGGAAGGGAACACCTGCTCTTTTATGGGAGGCTTAAGAACCTTAAAGGCTCTGATCTCAACCAA GCTGTAGAAGAGTCTCTTAAAAGTGTGAACCTATCTCGCGGAGGAGTTGGTGATAAACCTGCTGGAAAATACAGCGGAGGTATGAAAAGAAGACTGAGTGTAGCCATTTCACTTATTGGGTGTCCTAAG gTGGTTTATATGGATGAGCCAAGCACAGGGCTTGATCCAGCTTCAAGAATGAACCTATGGACTGTCATCAAACGCGCAAAAACAAACACTGCGATAATTCTCACGACTCATTCTATGGAAGAAGCAGAGTTTCTTTGTGACCGTTTGGGGATTTTTGTAGATGGAAGGTTACAATGTATAGGAAACCCAAAAGAGCTAAAAGGAAGATACGGTGGATCTTATGTGTTTACCATGACAACATCATCAGAACATGAGAAAGATGTGGAGATGTTAGTTAAAGATGTTTCTCCAAACGCCAAGAAGATATATCATATCGGTGGGACACAGAAATTTGAGATCCCAAAGGGAGAAGTTCGGATCTCAGAAGTGTTTCAGGCGGTAGAGAAGGCAAAGAGCAGTTTCAAAGTGTTTGCTTGGGGACTTGCGGACACAACTCTTGAAGATGTCTTCATTAAGGTTGCTAGAACTGCTCAGGCCTTTAATGTCTTGTCTTGA
- the LOC103873208 gene encoding ABC transporter A family member 4-like isoform X2 yields MADLVPASFLTQANALSRKNLAYQRRNLWSNVRLIVIPLYLCVLLVSIQALFDTQVNNSPDNRCGCQCIDDKNRDGICDKNSCGLEYSSQKQALFCAFPSPPPLPPFLQIPRPKNPSDSCRRLNGSCPVTILVTGNNLSLGAALSRNLLTTSFIANSSVFCFFFLTGRLTMNIQGTTSEPDFTNYFDPGIHSNLPIFNIQTQCTPRTTFSFSFGQSPQKFQKEVRCVQGLSLWRNNSIDVTHDILKRYQKGNHEEVINEVAAAYDLLDTDRNKFNVTIWYNSTSKTKLLERRVKLVRVPRSVNLISNAYLQYLKGPGTKILFEFVKEMPKVETWLHVDVASSIGPIFFTWVILLLFPVVLNTLVYEKQQRLRIIMKMHGLGDGPYWMISYAYFLSISTLYVICLLIFGSVIGLKFFRLNNYSIQFLFYFIYINLQISIAFLVSSAFSKVKTSSVAAYIYVFGSGLLGAFLFQFLMEDPSFPRRWIFFMEVYPGFSLYRGLYEFSEYALNKKDGMKWDDFSNSGMDEVFYIIIIEWFVSLIAAYYIDKISSSGKDPLFFLKNPFKFLPRPSLQKQGSAVSVEMEKLDVAQEREKVDQLMMLEPTTRYAIVCDNLKKMYPGRDGNQPKIAVHGLSLAVPSGECFGMLGPNGAGKTSFINMMTGLVKPTSGTAFVRGLDICKDMDRAYTSMGVCPQHDLLWETLTGREHLLFYGRLKNLKGSDLNQAVEESLKSVNLSRGGVGDKPAGKYSGGMKRRLSVAISLIGCPKVVYMDEPSTGLDPASRMNLWTVIKRAKTNTAIILTTHSMEEAEFLCDRLGIFVDGRLQCIGNPKELKGRYGGSYVFTMTTSSEHEKDVEMLVKDVSPNAKKIYHIGGTQKFEIPKGEVRISEVFQAVEKAKSSFKVFAWGLADTTLEDVFIKVARTAQAFNVLS; encoded by the exons ATGGCAGATCTTGTTCCCGCCAGTTTCTTGACACAAGCCAACGCCCTGTCTAGGAAAAACTTAGCCTATCAG AGACGAAACCTATGGAGCAACGTGCGTCTGATCGTGATCCCCTTGTACCTCTGCGTGCTTCTAGTGAGTATTCAAGCGCTGTTCGATACACAGGTTAACAACTCTCCTGATAATCGATGCGGTTGTCAATGCATTGACGACAAAAACAGAGACGGTATATGCGATAAAAATAGTTGCGGATTAGAATATTCATCTCAGAAACAAGCATTGTTTTGCGCCTTCCCAAGCCCTCCACCACTGCCTCCTTTCTTACAGATTCCACGTCCCAAAAATCCCTCAGACTCGTGCAGAAGACTTAACGGATCTTGTCCTGTAACTATACTTGTTACTGGGAATAACCTTTCCCTTGGAGCAGCTTTATCTAGGAATCTGCTCACTACTTCTTTCATTGCGAACTCCTCTGTATTCTG TTTCTTTTTTCTCACTGGACGTCTTACCATGAATATTCAGGGTACAACATCAGAGCCAGACTTCACCAATTATTTTGATCCAGGGATCCACTCTAATCTTCCCATATTCAACATCCAAACTCAATGCACTCCAAGAACTACATTTTCATTCTCTTTCGGACAATCTCCTCAAAAGTTTCAGAAAG AGGTGAGATGCGTTCAAGGGTTGAGTCTCTGGCGGAATAACTCCATAGACGTCACTCATGATATCTTAAAGAGATATCAGAAAGGAAATCATGAGGAGGTTATCAATGAGGTTGCTGCAG CATATGATCTCTTGGATACGGATAGAAACAAATTCAATGTGACCATATGGTATAACTCTACATCCAAGACCAAGTTACTAGAAAGGCGTGTAAAGCTTGTCCGAGTTCCTCGCTCAGTCAACTTA ATTTCAAATGCTTATCTTCAGTATTTGAAAGGGCCAGGGACAAAGATACTATTCGAGTTTGTCAAAGAAATGCCTAAAGTAGAAACTTGGCTTCATGTGGACGTTGCGTCTTCCATTGGCCCCATTTTCTTCACATGGGTTATTCTTCTTCTGTTCCCT GTGGTATTGAACACATTGGTCTATGAGAAGCAGCAGCGTCTAAGAATCATAATGAAGATGCATGGACTAGGAGATGGTCCCTATTGGATGATTTCCTACGCCTATTTTCTCTCCATATCGACATTATACGTTATATGTTTGTTGATATTTGGGTCAGTAATAG GACTGAAGTTCTTCAGGCTTAATAACTACAGCATCCAGTTCCTTTTCTATTTCATCTACATTAATCTTCAAATATCCATTGCCTTTCTAGTATCCTCAGCATTTTCAAAAGTTAAGACATCATCAG TTGCTGCTTACATATACGTCTTTGGATCTGGGCTATTGGGCGCGTTTCTCTTCCAGTTTCTTATGGAAGATCCATCATTTCCCA GACGCTGGATTTTTTTCATGGAGGTGTATCCGGGCTTCTCTTTATACCGTGGGTTGTATGAGTTCTCCGAGTATGCCCTTAACAAGAAGGATGGGATGAAGTGGGATGATTTCAGTAATAGTGGAATGGATGAAGTTTTCTACATCATTATCATTGAGTGGTTCGTATCACTCATTGCAGCATACTATATTGATAAGATATCTTCATCCGGAAAAGACCCCTTGTTCTTCTTGAAAAACCCTTTCAAGTTTTTGCCAAGGCCTAGCCTTCAAAAACAAGGCTCTGCAGTTTCTGTAGAAATGGAGAAACTAGATGTAGCTCAGGAG AGAGAAAAGGTTGATCAGTTGATGATGCTTGAGCCGACCACAAGATATGCTATTGTATGTGACAACTTGAAGAAGATGTATCCAGGGAGGGATGGGAACCAGCCTAAAATAGCAGTTCATGGACTATCTCTGGCGGTACCTTCAGGAGAATGTTTTGGCATGTTAGGACCCAATGGTGCTGGCAAGACCTCCTTCATCAATATG ATGACAGGGCTTGTGAAGCCAACATCTGGGACAGCTTTTGTTCGAGGTTTGGACATATGCAAGGACATGGACAGAGCATACACCAGCATGGGTGTATGCCCACAACACGa CTTGCTCTGGGAGACTCTGACAGGAAGGGAACACCTGCTCTTTTATGGGAGGCTTAAGAACCTTAAAGGCTCTGATCTCAACCAA GCTGTAGAAGAGTCTCTTAAAAGTGTGAACCTATCTCGCGGAGGAGTTGGTGATAAACCTGCTGGAAAATACAGCGGAGGTATGAAAAGAAGACTGAGTGTAGCCATTTCACTTATTGGGTGTCCTAAG gTGGTTTATATGGATGAGCCAAGCACAGGGCTTGATCCAGCTTCAAGAATGAACCTATGGACTGTCATCAAACGCGCAAAAACAAACACTGCGATAATTCTCACGACTCATTCTATGGAAGAAGCAGAGTTTCTTTGTGACCGTTTGGGGATTTTTGTAGATGGAAGGTTACAATGTATAGGAAACCCAAAAGAGCTAAAAGGAAGATACGGTGGATCTTATGTGTTTACCATGACAACATCATCAGAACATGAGAAAGATGTGGAGATGTTAGTTAAAGATGTTTCTCCAAACGCCAAGAAGATATATCATATCGGTGGGACACAGAAATTTGAGATCCCAAAGGGAGAAGTTCGGATCTCAGAAGTGTTTCAGGCGGTAGAGAAGGCAAAGAGCAGTTTCAAAGTGTTTGCTTGGGGACTTGCGGACACAACTCTTGAAGATGTCTTCATTAAGGTTGCTAGAACTGCTCAGGCCTTTAATGTCTTGTCTTGA